CGAAGGCGTTTTCGAGGGAGAGCATCGGCAGGCTGTGCCGGATGGAGGTGAATTTCTCCAGCGGCGGCGCGCCGATCCGCTGGGAAGGGGAGGTGGGGGTGACCAGCTCGGGAAACCGCTCTTCGATTGTCTGCAGCTCCCGGAACATTTGGTCGTATTCGGCATCGGATACTTCCGGCCGATCGTAGACGTAGTAGAGGGTGTTGTGACGGTGGAGTTCGGCGCTGAGTTCCTTGTGGCGGGCGGCAGCCTGTTCTTTGTTCATCGGATATCCTTCGTTGTTTTGGCAGATGGAATGCCTTATAGCATATGGTGGAAGGATGATAAAGAGCATTGGCCCGATCCTATCCAAATCGAAATCGAAATCGGGATCGGGATCGGGATCGGGATGGCTTTTGATCTTGCCTTTGCCCCTCACCCCTCACTCAATTAAAGAAAGATTGTTTTTGCTCCCCCCTTCAAGTAAACTCCGGGGGCAAAAGATTAGAGAAAAAAGTATAAGGAGAACCGGATGTTCGATAATCCGTATCTGTATTTTGCCGTTCTGGGCGGGCTGATATTACTGTCGGCTTTTTTCTCCGGATCAGAAACGGCCCTATTGAGCCTGGATACCCTGCGCATCAAGTATCTGGTGCATAAAAAACGGCGGGGAGCCCAGCAGCTGGAGGCCATCCGGCAGCATCCCGACCAGTTGCTCAGCGCCATTCTCATCGGCAACAACCTGGTCAACATTGCCGCGTCGGTTTTCGCCACAGCACTTTTTGTGCAGCTGTTCGGCGATCATGGTGAACTGGTGACCATTCTCCTGCTGACCCCGGTCATCCTGATCCTGGCCGAAATTGCTCCCAAGACCTTTGCCGCCCATAATCCCGAGCGGGTTTCATTTCTGGTCCTCGGTCCGATCCGCATGGTGATGCTGCTGCTCAAGCCGCTGATCTGGGTGGTGACGGGCATCTCCAGGCTGATGACCCGCTTCACCAGCAGTGAAGCCGAACGGGGCCTGATTTCGGAAGACGAAATCCGGGCCATGATCTCGGTCGGAGAGGCCTCCGGGGTGGTCGGGCGGGACAAGCGCCGCATGCTGCACGGCATTTTCGACCTGTCCCAGATCCGCGCCCGTGATGTCATGATTCCCCGCACGGAAGTGGTCGGCATCGAGGTCTCCACCCCCTTTGCCGAAGCCCTGGAGATCGCACAGCAGGCCCGGCATTCGCGCTTTCCCGTTTATGAGGGAAGTCTGGACGAGGTGGTAGGGGTCATCCATAGCAAGGATATCCTCAAGTTTGTCGGCCGCCCGGAGGAGTTTTCTCTGCGGGATGAGGCGAGACCGCCCTATTTCGTGCCCGAATCGAAACGCATCAATACCCTGCTGCAGTCCTTTCGCCAAAAACACATCCATCTGGCGATGGTGGTGGACGAGTATGGCGGGGTCGAGGGGATCGTGACCCTGGAGGACATCGTCGAGGAGATCGTCGGCGACATCCAGGACGAATACGATACCGAAGAGGTGCTGATCCGGGAAATGTCCTTCGGCCGCTACATGGTCGACGGCAGCGTCTCGCTGCGCGTCATCAATCAGAAATTCGGCTTGCAACTGTCCGAGGAACATGCCAACACCCTGGCCGGATTTCTGCTTCATTGCCTCGGCAGCATTCCCCGACAGGGGGATTGCTGTGAGGCCCAGGGCGTGTCCTTCACCGTCCGGCGGGTGGTCGATCGCCGTGTGGAAGGGATTGAGATGGTCCTGCCCGACACGTCCCCCCGCGCCTGACCCACCGCAGGTCCCTGCCGACCCTCATCCCCACAAAATGTCCCCCGTGCGCAGCCCTCCCAAAGGAGGGCTTTTTGCGTTTTTCCCACTTTTCTAAACCCTTAAAAAATTAGAAAAATCACCTTGACACAGGCGTGGCGCGCCGCTATAGTTTGGCAAAAGGTGGGGAATGGTGTTAAATTTGGCCAGGATGGCTACGGATGAACTTCCAGGGGGAATTCAACAACGCGATCGACGCCAAAGGCAGGGCGAGCATTCCGGCTCGATTCCGGGAAATACTGGCCCAGCAATATGGCGACGAGCGTCTCATCGTGACCCAGAACAGGGGAGGGCTGGTCGCCTTTCCCGTCCCTGAATGGGATAAGTTTCTGGAGAACGTCCAAAAAATGCCCCCCGGCCAGGCAAGGGAAGATGTCAATCTGACCCTTATTTCTCCGGCCGTAGCCTGTACTTTCGACAAGCAGGGCCGCATTCAGCTGAGCAAGGCATTGCGCGATTACTCCGGTCTGGACGGAGATGTCCGGGAAATCGTGGTGGTCGGTTCCTTCAACAAGATACTGGTCTGGAACCGGGCCAAACACGCCGAAATGCGCAGAAGTGCCGAGGCGCGGCTCGAATCGGATCCTCAGACCCTCTTCGATCTGGGATTCTGATTTTTGGACAAACCGGCCTTTCAGCATGCATCGGTCATGGCGGACGAGGTTCTGTCCTGTCTTCAGCCCAGACCGGGAGAGATCTTTCTCGACGGCACTGTCGGCGGCGGCGGCCATTCCCGCCTGATTCTGGAAGCGATGGCCCCCGATGGCCGCCTGATCGGCCTGGATCGCGACCCGGAAGCCCTCGACGAAGCCGCCAAGGTGCTGGCACCCTACGGAGACCGGGTGGTGCTGCTGCACCGCAATTTCAGCGAGGTTGGTCAGGTTCTGAAGGAATTGGGCATCGAGGCCCTGGACGGACTGCTTCTCGATCTGGGTGTTTCCTCCTATCAGCTCGACGCCCCTCACCGAGGTTTTTCCTTCCGGACCGATGCGCCCCTCGACATGCGCATGGATCCCACGGCCGGAGCAACGGCGGCAGATATTCTACGGGAATACGATGCCGACGACCTGGCGGACATCTTCCGGCAGTACGGGGAAGAACGGTATGCCCGGCGCATTGCCCGGCGCATCGTTCAGGTCCGGGGCGACGCCCCGATCACGACCACCAGCCAATTGGCCGAACTCGTACAGGACAGTGTTCCCCGCGGCCGGGTGCCGGCCCGCATTCACCCGGCGACCCGGGTTTTCCAGGCTCTGCGGATCTTTGTCAACAGGGAGTTGGAGCATGTCGAGCAGGGCTTGAGAGACGGGTTGTCGAGTCTGCGGCCCGGAGGACGAATGGCGGTCATCAGTTTTCACTCCCTGGAAGATCGCATCGTCAAACACCTGTTTCGGCAGGAAGCGAAGGATTGTCTTTGCCCTCCCGGGCTGCCCGTCTGCGTTTGCGGCCATCGAGCCCGGGTCAGGCTCCTGAACGGCAAGGGATTGAGGGCGGGGGAGCCGGAGGTGGCAGAAAATCCCCGGGCACGCAGCGCGATCCTTCGTGCCGTACAGCGGATCTGATTGGATTGGTTTTACCCTTTTCAGGGCTCATCGATGGAGGAAATCATGTCGGATACCCTTCTCAGACCCGTCCCCAAAGTCCAGAGTCTGGCTCCAGGCCGACCGCGACTTGCCCGGGTTTTTCTTTTCCTTGCCGTCCTTCTCATTGTTTCCCTGTTCTTTGTCTGGTCCCGTCTGCAGATGGTCGGGCTTCAGTACGACATATCGCGCCTCGAAAGCCGTTTGCGGGAGGTGCGGCGCGAGGTCCGCTGTCTCCACCTGGAGGTGGCCAGTCTGCGAAGCCCCGCCAGGATTGAAAAAGTGGCTTTCTCAAGTATTGGATTGCGGAATCCGTCCCCGAGCCAGGTGATCTACGTCAAGAGATGAAAAAGCGTCCGTGGAGCAGCTTCAGAATACGGCTGGTGGGTTATGGCTTTATGCTGGCCTTCGGCCTGATCGGCTACCGGGCCCTGAGCCTGCAGGTGCTGCGCCACGAGCAGTTTGAAACCCGCGCCCAACGCCAGTATCAGCGCATCGTCAAGCTGCCTCCGCAGAGGGGTACCATCTATGACCGCAACGGGGAGGAGCTGGCTCTGAGCACGGCGGTCGATTCGATCTTTGTCGAACCCCGGCACGTCGAAGATGTGGAGAAAACGGCTCGATCCCTTGCCACGGCTCTCTCCATCCCCTACGGGCAGATCAAAAAAAAGCTGGTGTCCGACAAAAGTTTCTTTTGGATCAAGCGTCAGGTGACGCCAAAGGAGAGTGAAAGGGTCAGGGAGCTCGGCCTGGCAGGGATCGGATTTACCCGGGAACATCGGCGCTACTACCCCAACTCGGAACTGGGCAGTCAAATCATCGGATTTACCGGGTTGGACCCCAAGGGGCTCGAGGGTCTGGAACTGCATTACGACTCGCTGATCCTGGGCGAAAGCAGCTTTCTGGTAACGGAAAAGGACGCCCGCGGCAAGGGGCTTTCCTACTCCGATGGGATGGTGCAGGGCGGCAGGCCGGGGCACAGCCTCTACCTGACCCTGGACAAGAATCTGCAGTACATCGCCGAAAAGGAGCTGGCGGCCGGTATTGCGGAAAACAGGGCCAAAGCCGGATCGGCAGTCGTTCTTGATCCGCGCACCGGGGAAATCCTGGCCATGGCCAATCAGCCGATCTACAACCCCAACGCCTTTCACAAGAGCCGTTCCGTACAGAGGCGAAACCGGGCAGTCTGTGATATTTACGAGCCGGGCTCTACCATGAAACCCTTTCTGGTGGCAGCGGCGCTCAATGAAAAGATCGTCAGGCCCGACCAGAAATTCTACTGCGAAAACGGGCGCTATCGCGTCGGCGGTCGCGTCGTTCATGACACCAAGAAATATGAAACCTTGACGGTGGCCGAAATTCTCAAGTTCAGCTCGAATATCGGGTCGGCAAAAATCGGCAAGTCTTTGGGGCGGGAGTCATTGTACCGCTACCTGACCAATTTCGGGTTCGGAGCGCCTACCGGAATCGATTTTCCGGGTGAGGGAGCCGGCCTGCTGCGCCGTCCCGAAAAGTGGTTCGAAGCCGATCTGGCCAATATTTCCTTCGGCCAGGGCGTGGGCGTCACCTCCCTCCAGTTGGCTCAGGCGACAGCGGCGATAGCAAACGGCGGAACCCTCATGCAGGCCGATCTGGTGAAGCAGGTGGTCGATCCCTATGGCGAGATTGTGGAGATCCGGGAGCCCCGTGCGGTAAGGCGCGTGGTTTCCCCTGAGGTTGCCCGGCAGGTCCGGGATATGATGATCTCGGTCACTGATGCGGATGGAACCGGCAGCAAATCCGGGGTGCCCGGTTACAGGGTTGCCGGCAAGACCGGCACGGCGCAGAAGGTCGATCCGGTAACGGGGGGATATTCCGCCGACAAACGGGTGTCGTCCTTTGTCGGTTTCGTGCCGGCAATGGACCCGAGACTGGTCATCCTGGTGATTGTCGACGAACCTGACGGGCAGACTTACGGGGGTTTGGTTGCCGCCCCGGTCTTCTCCCGGATTGCGGAGCAGTCCCTCCGGTATCTCCATATCGAGCCGACCGAACCCGACTCCAGACCCTCGCTGCTGACTGAGAAAGAGGAGGTTCGCCTGATTGCCGCCAATGCTGTTAGAGAAGCTGAGCAGCTGCAGAATAAGGAAGAAGAGGGGCAGTTGGGGATGATGCCGGATTGTATCGGCATGAGCGGGCGACAGGTTTTGAAAACCATGGAGCGACTGGGGCTGAATATCAAGCTCAAGGGCAGCGGGCGAGTTGTCGAGCAGTACCCGGGAGCCCTGCAGCCCATCCGCTATGGCAGCGAAGTATGGGTGGAATTGGCACCGCCAACCTGAAAAATACCTTTTGACTTTTAGGGTCAGGGATATGACAATAGCGACCTCCATGAAGATGTCCGAGCTGTTCCAAGTGCTGTCCCCACGTGCCGTTTTCGGCCCTTCGGAAGCAGACGTCAAAGGTCTTTTCTACGACTCGCGGGAGGTCGTTCCCGGCGGGGCTTTTTTTGCCCTGCGCGGAGCGGTGACCGATGGCCACCGGTATATCGACCAGGCCCTCGAGCGGGGCGCTGCTGTGCTGGTGCTGGAAGAAGAACGCCCTCTTCCGTCCGGTGTCTGCGGGGTGCTGGTCGAAGATTGCCGCCGGGCTCTTGCTCTGGCCGCTGCGGCTTTTTATGGGGATCCGACCCGCCAGATGACGGTTGTCGGGGTTACGGGGACCAACGGCAAGACGACGATCACCTATTTGATGGAATCGATTCTGCAAGCGGCCGGCCGGCGCCCGGCGATTATGGGCACGGTCAACTACCGCTTCGGCGACCTTGTGCTGCCTTCCGAACGCACCACCCCCGAATCGGTCGACCTGCTGCGGACCATCGCAAAGTTTCGCGGAGCCGGCGCCGACGCTCTGGTTCTGGAGGTGTCCTCCCACGCACTGGAGCAGCATCGTGTGGACGGCATCTATTTCGATGTCGGCGTCTTCACCAATCTGACCCCCGAACATCTGGACTATCACGGCGACCTGGAGAGCTATTTTGCCTCGAAAGGCAGACTCTTTCAGGGGCTTGGGGGCCATGGTCCCGCGGTGGGAGTGGTGAACATCGATGATCCTTTCGGAGAGCGTCTGGCAGACCAGTTGAAAAACCTCTCGTCGTGCGACCTGCTGGCCTGTGGCCTTGCGCCTGCCGCCGATGTGCGCCCCGCGCGCAGTGTCCTGTCGATGGGCGGTATCGAGGCAACGATCCATTCTCCCCAGGGAGAGTTTGAGTTGCTTTCACCTTTGCTGGGCGAGTTCAATCTCCACAATCTGTTGTGTGCCGCCGGGGCCGCTCTGGCTCTCGGTATCCGTCCGGAAACCGTGGCCGCAGGGCTGAATCAGGCGCCCCCTGTTCCCGGTCGCCTCGAGCCGGTGCCCAATGAGCTGGGGGCCCTGGTGCTGGTGGACTACGCCCATACCGGAGATGCCCTGGACAAGGTTCTAGGCACCTTGCAGGACCTTAAACCGCGCCGGTTGATCACGGTGTTCGGCTGCGGCGGCGACCGCGACCGGAACAAGCGTCCCATCATGGGTGAGGTGGCTGCGCGGCGTTCAGACCTGGTGGTACTGACCTCCGACAACCCGCGAACCGAAGATCCCCTGGCCATCATCGCCGATATTCGGCCGGGTCTCGATCAGGTCTTCGGGAGCGAATGGTCCCGTCGGGAAGCTGCGACCGGAAACGGACGGGGGTTCGTGGTGGTTCCAGACAGAAGGGAAGCCATCGATTTTGCCGCCGGGCTGCTGCAGCCGGGAGACCTTTTGCTGGTCGCCGGAAAAGGGCATGAGGATTACCAGATCATCGGCCGGGAAAAATTTCATTTCGATGATCGCGAAGAATTAAGGCGCGCCCTGGGAAAGGGGAGTATTTCATGAAGATTGATGTCCAGACGATTGCGCGCATCACCGGCGGAACGGTGACCCCTTCCAAAGCCCAGGCGACGGTATCCGGCGTGTCCACAGACAGCCGCAAAATCCGGGACGGCGAGCTTTTCGTGCCTCTGCACGGCCCCAATTTCGACGGCCATGATTTTCTGCTGCAGGCTGTTCGCAACGGCGCCGCGGCCTGCCTGAGCGAAGATGTCATCGCCGGTTTCCCGGTGCCGGTGGTCCGGGTTGCCGACACCCTGAAGGCCATGGGGGATCTGGCCGCTTCACAAAGGGCCCTGCTGCGGGGTCCGCTGGTTGCCGTGACCGGTTCCTCCGGCAAGACCACGACCAAGGAGATGCTCGGCTCGATTCTGCGCCAAGGCGGACCGGGACTGATAACCGAGGGAAATTTCAACAATCTGATCGGTTTGCCCCTGACCCTGTTCAGGCTCACCGATGCACACCGCTGGGCGGTTCTGGAAATGGGTATGAGCGCCCGTGGCGAAATCGCCCGTCTCACGGAAATCGCCTCCCCTGATATCGGGGTCATAACCAATATCGGTCCTGCCCACCTGGAGACCCTCCTCAGCCTTGACGGCATCGCCCGTGCCAAGGGGGAACTTTTTGCCGGTCTATCCCAGGGTGGGACCGCGGTGATCAACATGGATGACGAACGGGTGGCGGGTCTGCCGGTGGCCAACGGTGTGCGCCGGATTCTGTTCGGATGTGCTCCGCCCGCCGATGTCCGTGCCGAGAAGATCTCTCTCTGGCCCGGAGGCGTCGAGTTCCAGCTCTGTCTGCCGGAGGGTCGCTGGCCGGTGCGGCTGCACATCCACGGACGTTTCAACGTGCACAATGCCCTGGCTGCAGCCGCCGCAGCCTATGTCATCGGCGTGAAGCCTGCCGAGATCGGCAGCGGACTGGAAAGGTTCCGCCCTTATGCCGGGCGCATGGAAACCACCCTGCTCGGCGAGAAAGTGGTTCTGCTGGAGGATTGCTACAATGCCAATCCCTTGGCCGTCAAGGCGGCTTTGGTCACCCTTGACGACCTGGCCGGTGATGGCCGCAGGGTGGCGGTTCTCGGCGACATGCTGGAGCTCGGAGAAGCCGCGGGCGAACTGCACCGGGAGGTGGGTCGCGAAGTGGCCCGCCGGGCAGATCTGCTGATTCTGCTCGGAGAATTCGCTCGCCATACGGCAGAGGGTGCCAGGCAGGGCGGGCTGGCCGCCGACCGGATCATCCAGGTAGACAGCCATGAAAAGGCTGTCGAATCGCTGGAAAAATTGATCAGGCCTGGTGACCGGGTGCTGGTCAAGGGTTCCCGGGGGATGAAGATGGAGCGCATCTGTGCCGCTCTCAAAACCGATCATGCCCGGGAAGCGGTCGGGCATTGACCCCTGATCAATTCCCGGTGACAGTAGACTGTTCCAAACATTCTGCCGACCCGCAGAATGACAACGAAAATTTACGGTCCTTGGGCCGAAGGTGACATAGCTGGAGATTCAGCCGGATGCTTTATAACCTGCTCTACCCTTTTCATACCGAGTTTTCCTTTCTCTACGTCTTCCGGTACATTACGTTCCGGACGATCTACGCGACCATTACCGCGTTGGTGATCTCCTTTATTCTCGGGCCCTGGTTGATTCAGAAACTGCAGTTGCTGCAGATCGGTCAGAACATCCGCAAGGTTGGTCCCGAATCCCATTTCAAGAAAGAGGGGACCCCCACCATGGGAGGAACCCTGATTCTGTTCGCCATTGCTTTGCCGACAGTGCTCTGGGCCGATCTGAGCAATATCTACGTCTGGATTACCCTGATGGTTACGGTGGGTTTTGGGGTGATCGGTTTCCTCGATGATTACCGCAAGGTCAAGAAAAAGAACAGCGACGGCCTGAGTGCCCGGCAAAAAATGCTCTACCTGATGCTCATTGCCGCGGCCGCCGGCACCATCCTGGTGCTTTATCCGCCTTTCGAAACCACCCTGGTCATGCCTTTCCTCAAGGGTGTGCGTCCCGACCTGGGGTTTTTTTACATCCCCTTCTCCATGCTGGTCATCGTCGGCGCCAGCAACGCCGTCAACCTGACGGACGGATTGGACGGTTTGGCCATCGGCCCGACGATCATCGCTTCGGGAACCTATCTGCTGTTCGCTTACCTGGCAGGCAATGCCCGCCTGTCCGATTATCTGCAGATCAGCAGCGTGCAGGGGGCGGGGGAGCTGGCCGTGCTGTGCGGTGCCATGGTGGGGGCCGGCCTTGGATTCCTCTGGTTCAACAGCTACCCGGCCCAGGTCTTCATGGGCGATGTCGGCAGCCTTTCCCTCGGCGGCGCCCTGGGAACCATTGCAGTGATCACCAAGCAGGAGATCGTGCTGGTGATCGTTGGCGGAATCTTCGTCGTCGAAGCCCTCTCTGTCATTTTCCAGGTGACGTCGTTCCGCCTCTACGGAAGGCGGATTTTTCGTATGGCGCCGTTGCATCACCATTTTGAACTGAAGGGATGGCCCGAGCCTAAGATCATTGTCCGCTTCTGGATCATCAGCATCATTCTGGCCCTGGTCGCACTGTCGACCCTCAAGCTGAGGTAGCATGGACGCCTATCGCGACAAGCAGATCGTGGTGGTAGGAGCCGGCCGGAGCGGGCGCTCCCTGGCTGAGTATTTCCTGAGCCGCGGGGCCCGTGTGACGCTGTCTGACAGCCGCCCCCTGGATCAGTTCAGAGAAGCGGATCAACTGCAGAAAAAAGGATTGCGGCTCGATTTCGGAGGCCACACGGAAGAGCTGTTCGTGGCTGCCGATCTCATCGCCATCAGCCCGGGTGTGCCTCTGGAGCTTCCGTCATTGGCTGCCGCACAACGGCGAAGCGTGCCGGTCCTTGGCGAAATCGAGATTGCCTCCCGGGAGCTTTCGGCACCTCTGGTCGGGATTACGGGCACCAACGGCAAATCCACCACCACCACTCTGATCGGGGGCATCCTTCAGGATTGGGGACGCAAGACCTTCGTCGGGGGCAACCTCGGCACACCTCTGATCGAAGCGGTCGATGAATCCGGCTGGGACTGGCTGGTCGTCGAGATCTCGTCCTTCCAGCTCGAGGCCATCGAGCGATTCCGGCCGCGCTACGGGCTGCTGCTCAACCTCACCGAGGATCATCTCGACCGTTACCCGGACATGGACGCTTATATGGCGGCGAAAAAGCAGCTTTTCCGCAACATGCAGACCGACGACGTCGCGGTGCTCAACGGTGACGATCCCCTGGTTGTGCAACTCACCTCCGACCTTCACTGTCGAAAAGTCTATTTTTCCTCCAGCACGGTGCCGGCCGAAGGGATGGGTCTGGAGGGCGGGGAGATTGTCTGGAAAATGGGGGGAGAGGAAATCCGTTTTCCCGTCTCCCAACTGAGACTCAAAGGTCTGCACAACCTGGAGAACGTCATGGCAGCCCTGATCCCGCCGCTTCTGGAAGGCTGCCCTGCGGAAGAAGCCTGGAGATCGGTCTGCGCCTTCAGCGGACTCGACCACCGTATGGTGCTGGTGCGGGAGCTGAACGGAGTGTGCTGGTACAACGATTCGAAAGGTACCAATGTCGGCAGTGTGGTGAAAAGCCTGGCCGGCCTGAACCCCCCGGTGACCCTGATTGCCGGCGGCAAGGACAAGGGCGGCGACTACTCGCCCCTGATCGAGATGATCCGGGAAAAGGTGTGCCGTCTGATTCTGATCGGCGAGGCCGCCGACCGCATCGAGGGGGCACTCGGCGGTCTGACCGAAACCCTGCGGGCCGCCACCCTTGAGGAGGCCGTGCGGCTGGCCCACCGTTTAACGCCGTCCGGCGGCTCGGTTCTTCTGTCGCCCGGCTGTTCCAGTTTCGACATGTTTCGCAGTTATGTGGAACGGGGCGAGGTTTTCGTGCGTGCGGTGATGGAACTGCCGGCAAAGGAGGAGGGCTGAGCCATGGAGGCGGAACGGCGGTTCGATGCCACGATACTGTTGCTGGCTGTCGTTTTGACCTGTTTCGGGGTCGTCATGGTCTATTCGTCCTCTTCCATCATGGCGGCCGAACGCTACCACGACGGCTTCTATTTCCTCAAACGCCAGGGGCTCTACGCGCTGGCCGGCTTCGGACTTATGGCTGTCCTGATGCGGATGGACTATCATCTTCTGCGGCGTTTGGCTTTTCCAGGCCTGATCCTCTGCGCCCTGATGCTGCTGCTGGTGCTGGTTCCCGGAATCGGCAGCCGTGCCGGGGGAGCGGCCCGCTGGATCAAGTTCCCGGGTTTTTCCTTTCAGCCGTCGGAAGCCGTCAAACTGGCCCTGATTTTCTACATGGCCCACTCCCTGGCGAAGAAGCAGGACAAGGTCAAGAGTTTCAAACTGGGCATCCTGCCCTACATGATCGTGCTTTCGCTTCTGCTGCTGCTCCTGCTGCTGCAGCCCGATTTCGGCAGCGCCATGACCCTCGCCGTCGTGGCGATGGTCATGCTGATGGCCGCCGGCACCCGGATCTCCCATCTGTCATCCATCGTAGTGCTGGCTCTGCCATTTATCTACTACTTCGTCTGGCACGTCGATTATCGCCGCCGCAGGATCATGGCTTTCCTCGATCCCTGGCAGGACCCGACCGACACCGGCTTTCAGATCATTCAGAGCCTGATCGCCTTCGGGACCGGCGGCCTGATCGGCAACGGTCTCGGGGAAGGCAAGCAGAAACTTTTCTACCTGCCCGAGGCCCATACCGATTTCATCTTTTCAGTGGTTGGGGAAGAATTGGGTTTTGCCGGCACCATCGTGATTACTGCCATGTTTCTGGTACTGGTCCTGAGGGGTATTCGCGTCTCCCTGCAGGCTCCCGACGATTTTGGCCGCTACCTGGCCTTCGGCATCACCCTGCTGCTGGGTATGGAAGCTTTTCTCAATATCGCGGTGGTCATGGGCATGCTTCCGACCAAGGGCATGGCGCTGCCCTTCATTTCCTACGGGGGAACCAGTCTGCTGACGTCCCTGGCGGCGATCGGTATCCTATTGAGTGTTTCCAGCCGGATAAAAGGGGAGCTGTAATGAAACTGCTTCTGGCCGGTGGCGGCACCGGCGGACATCTTTTTCCTGCAGTGGCGTTGGCCGAGCGGTTGCTGGAAACCGATAAGGCTGCACAGGTTCTGTTTGTCGGAACCAGCCGCGGCATCGAGGCGAGGGTCCTGCCCGGTCTGGGATTGCCGCTGGAAACCATCGAGGTTCGAGGTCTGGTCGGCCAGGGTTGGCGGGGGAGGCTGCGCCTGCTGCCCTGCCTTTTTAAAAGCTTTCATCAATCGCTGCGAATTCTTGACCGGTTTCGACCGGATATGGTATTGGGGGTTGGGGGTTACGCCTCCGGACCGCTTCTGCTGGCGGCTCGCTGGAAGAAGCTGCCGACGGTCATTCACGAACAGAACGCCTGGCCCGGACTGACCAACCGGATCCTGTCCCGCTGGGCCGAGAGGGTCTTCCTTTCCTTCAGTGAAGCCGACCGAGCTTTCAATCGCGGACGCACCATGCTGACCGGCAATCCCCTGCGCCGGGGAATGGAGGATTGTCCCCCTATCCCCCAGGGAAAGCCGACGCTGCTGATTTTCGGCGGCAGCCGTGGCGCCCGTGCCATCAACCAGGCTGTCATCGAAGCGCTGCCTTTGCTTGAGGAGTTCCGGGGCCGCCTTCACATTCTGCATCAGACCGGGTCGGACGATCATGACAGAGTGCGCAGAGGGTACCTGGATGCCGGCTGGGAGGATGCGGAAATCCTGCCTTTCATCGACGATATGGCCGCCGCCTATGCCCGCTCCCATCTCATCGTCTGCCGGGCGGGAGCCACCACCATAGCCGAGCTGAGCGCCTGCGGACGGCCTGCCA
The genomic region above belongs to Syntrophotaleaceae bacterium and contains:
- a CDS encoding CNNM domain-containing protein, which encodes MFDNPYLYFAVLGGLILLSAFFSGSETALLSLDTLRIKYLVHKKRRGAQQLEAIRQHPDQLLSAILIGNNLVNIAASVFATALFVQLFGDHGELVTILLLTPVILILAEIAPKTFAAHNPERVSFLVLGPIRMVMLLLKPLIWVVTGISRLMTRFTSSEAERGLISEDEIRAMISVGEASGVVGRDKRRMLHGIFDLSQIRARDVMIPRTEVVGIEVSTPFAEALEIAQQARHSRFPVYEGSLDEVVGVIHSKDILKFVGRPEEFSLRDEARPPYFVPESKRINTLLQSFRQKHIHLAMVVDEYGGVEGIVTLEDIVEEIVGDIQDEYDTEEVLIREMSFGRYMVDGSVSLRVINQKFGLQLSEEHANTLAGFLLHCLGSIPRQGDCCEAQGVSFTVRRVVDRRVEGIEMVLPDTSPRA
- a CDS encoding division/cell wall cluster transcriptional repressor MraZ codes for the protein MNFQGEFNNAIDAKGRASIPARFREILAQQYGDERLIVTQNRGGLVAFPVPEWDKFLENVQKMPPGQAREDVNLTLISPAVACTFDKQGRIQLSKALRDYSGLDGDVREIVVVGSFNKILVWNRAKHAEMRRSAEARLESDPQTLFDLGF
- the rsmH gene encoding 16S rRNA (cytosine(1402)-N(4))-methyltransferase RsmH, yielding MDKPAFQHASVMADEVLSCLQPRPGEIFLDGTVGGGGHSRLILEAMAPDGRLIGLDRDPEALDEAAKVLAPYGDRVVLLHRNFSEVGQVLKELGIEALDGLLLDLGVSSYQLDAPHRGFSFRTDAPLDMRMDPTAGATAADILREYDADDLADIFRQYGEERYARRIARRIVQVRGDAPITTTSQLAELVQDSVPRGRVPARIHPATRVFQALRIFVNRELEHVEQGLRDGLSSLRPGGRMAVISFHSLEDRIVKHLFRQEAKDCLCPPGLPVCVCGHRARVRLLNGKGLRAGEPEVAENPRARSAILRAVQRI
- the ftsL gene encoding cell division protein FtsL is translated as MSDTLLRPVPKVQSLAPGRPRLARVFLFLAVLLIVSLFFVWSRLQMVGLQYDISRLESRLREVRREVRCLHLEVASLRSPARIEKVAFSSIGLRNPSPSQVIYVKR
- a CDS encoding penicillin-binding protein, producing MKKRPWSSFRIRLVGYGFMLAFGLIGYRALSLQVLRHEQFETRAQRQYQRIVKLPPQRGTIYDRNGEELALSTAVDSIFVEPRHVEDVEKTARSLATALSIPYGQIKKKLVSDKSFFWIKRQVTPKESERVRELGLAGIGFTREHRRYYPNSELGSQIIGFTGLDPKGLEGLELHYDSLILGESSFLVTEKDARGKGLSYSDGMVQGGRPGHSLYLTLDKNLQYIAEKELAAGIAENRAKAGSAVVLDPRTGEILAMANQPIYNPNAFHKSRSVQRRNRAVCDIYEPGSTMKPFLVAAALNEKIVRPDQKFYCENGRYRVGGRVVHDTKKYETLTVAEILKFSSNIGSAKIGKSLGRESLYRYLTNFGFGAPTGIDFPGEGAGLLRRPEKWFEADLANISFGQGVGVTSLQLAQATAAIANGGTLMQADLVKQVVDPYGEIVEIREPRAVRRVVSPEVARQVRDMMISVTDADGTGSKSGVPGYRVAGKTGTAQKVDPVTGGYSADKRVSSFVGFVPAMDPRLVILVIVDEPDGQTYGGLVAAPVFSRIAEQSLRYLHIEPTEPDSRPSLLTEKEEVRLIAANAVREAEQLQNKEEEGQLGMMPDCIGMSGRQVLKTMERLGLNIKLKGSGRVVEQYPGALQPIRYGSEVWVELAPPT
- a CDS encoding UDP-N-acetylmuramoyl-L-alanyl-D-glutamate--2,6-diaminopimelate ligase, which codes for MTIATSMKMSELFQVLSPRAVFGPSEADVKGLFYDSREVVPGGAFFALRGAVTDGHRYIDQALERGAAVLVLEEERPLPSGVCGVLVEDCRRALALAAAAFYGDPTRQMTVVGVTGTNGKTTITYLMESILQAAGRRPAIMGTVNYRFGDLVLPSERTTPESVDLLRTIAKFRGAGADALVLEVSSHALEQHRVDGIYFDVGVFTNLTPEHLDYHGDLESYFASKGRLFQGLGGHGPAVGVVNIDDPFGERLADQLKNLSSCDLLACGLAPAADVRPARSVLSMGGIEATIHSPQGEFELLSPLLGEFNLHNLLCAAGAALALGIRPETVAAGLNQAPPVPGRLEPVPNELGALVLVDYAHTGDALDKVLGTLQDLKPRRLITVFGCGGDRDRNKRPIMGEVAARRSDLVVLTSDNPRTEDPLAIIADIRPGLDQVFGSEWSRREAATGNGRGFVVVPDRREAIDFAAGLLQPGDLLLVAGKGHEDYQIIGREKFHFDDREELRRALGKGSIS